One part of the Arthrobacter sp. EM1 genome encodes these proteins:
- the purF gene encoding amidophosphoribosyltransferase, whose translation MARGDGKLSHDLLSGEKGPQDACGVFGVWAPGEEVAKLTYYGLYALQHRGQESAGIATSDGNRISVYKDMGLVSQVFDETTLNTLTGHLAVGHCRYSTTGASHWANAQPTLGATATGTVALAHNGNLTNTAELKAMIADRNAGQLTGEMKQGNTSDTALVTALLEGEEGKSLEQTAMELLPRIKGGFCFVFMDEGTLYAARDTYGIRPLVLGRLERGWVVASEQSALATVGASFIREIEPGEFIAIDEAGVRSERFAEATPAGCVFEYVYLARPDASIAGRSVYESRVEMGRQLARENTQEADIVIPVPESGTPAAVGYAEESGIPFAHGFVKNAYVGRTFIQPSQTLRQLGIRLKLNALESVIRGKRVVVVDDSIVRGNTQRAIVRMLREAGAASVHVKISSPPVQWPCFYGIDFASRAELIANGATIEEICQAIGADSLAYISEDGMIDATRQPRERLCTACFTGKYPIELPGADKLGKNLLERTDLGGLPAAGAPAGPAPATTGPTAVATDAGSGFSPDEDPAGKPGATGCDPGPDAEFEELLTDADRIDRSIAADKKEPV comes from the coding sequence GTGGCACGCGGCGATGGAAAACTTTCTCATGACCTTCTCTCTGGCGAAAAGGGCCCCCAAGACGCATGTGGCGTCTTCGGGGTCTGGGCGCCCGGTGAAGAGGTTGCAAAACTCACCTATTACGGGCTGTATGCGCTACAGCACCGCGGTCAGGAGTCGGCTGGCATAGCCACCAGTGACGGCAACCGGATCAGCGTCTATAAGGACATGGGGCTTGTGTCCCAGGTCTTCGACGAGACCACCCTCAACACCCTGACCGGGCACCTGGCCGTCGGCCACTGCCGCTATTCCACGACCGGCGCGAGCCACTGGGCCAACGCGCAGCCCACCTTGGGCGCGACCGCGACCGGCACCGTGGCTCTGGCCCACAACGGCAACCTGACCAACACCGCCGAGCTCAAAGCCATGATCGCGGACCGCAACGCCGGCCAGCTCACCGGTGAAATGAAACAGGGGAACACCTCCGACACGGCCCTCGTCACTGCCTTGTTGGAGGGCGAAGAGGGTAAGTCGCTCGAACAGACCGCCATGGAGCTTCTGCCCAGGATCAAGGGCGGTTTCTGCTTTGTCTTTATGGATGAAGGCACGCTCTACGCGGCCCGCGACACCTATGGAATCCGCCCGCTGGTCCTCGGCCGGCTGGAGCGCGGCTGGGTGGTCGCTTCCGAGCAGTCGGCCCTCGCCACCGTCGGCGCCAGTTTCATCCGCGAAATCGAGCCCGGCGAGTTCATCGCTATTGACGAAGCCGGTGTCCGCTCCGAGCGCTTCGCCGAGGCGACGCCGGCCGGCTGCGTTTTCGAGTACGTCTACCTCGCCCGGCCGGACGCCTCAATTGCAGGCCGTTCCGTGTATGAGTCCCGCGTGGAAATGGGCCGTCAGCTGGCCCGCGAAAACACCCAGGAAGCGGACATCGTCATTCCGGTGCCGGAGTCCGGCACCCCCGCTGCCGTGGGCTACGCCGAGGAATCCGGCATCCCCTTCGCACACGGCTTCGTCAAGAACGCCTACGTGGGCCGGACCTTCATCCAACCCTCACAGACCCTCCGCCAGCTCGGCATCCGGCTCAAACTCAACGCCCTGGAATCCGTGATCCGCGGCAAGCGTGTGGTGGTGGTGGATGACTCGATCGTCCGCGGCAACACCCAACGCGCCATCGTCCGGATGCTCCGCGAAGCCGGTGCCGCGTCCGTCCACGTCAAGATCTCCTCCCCTCCGGTGCAGTGGCCGTGCTTCTACGGCATCGACTTCGCATCCCGGGCTGAGTTGATCGCCAACGGCGCCACCATCGAGGAGATCTGCCAGGCCATCGGCGCCGACTCGCTCGCCTACATCTCCGAAGACGGCATGATTGACGCCACCCGCCAGCCCCGCGAACGCCTGTGCACCGCTTGCTTCACTGGCAAGTACCCGATTGAACTTCCGGGGGCAGACAAGCTGGGCAAGAACCTGCTCGAACGCACCGACCTGGGGGGACTTCCGGCCGCCGGCGCCCCTGCCGGCCCGGCGCCTGCCACCACCGGCCCCACCGCGGTTGCCACCGACGCCGGGTCCGGATTTTCCCCGGACGAGGATCCGGCCGGGAAACCGGGGGCCACCGGCTGCGATCCGGGCCCCGACGCCGAATTCGAAGAACTGCTCACCGATGCCGATCGCATTGATCGTTCCATTGCTGCCGACAAGAAAGAGCCCGTATGA
- the purM gene encoding phosphoribosylformylglycinamidine cyclo-ligase gives MTSASPAAEMNAAQNAVGITYASAGVDVEAGDRAVELMKGAIKATHNSSVVGGVGGFAGLYDVSKLLSYKRPLLATSTDGVGTKVAIAQAMDIHDTIGFDLVGMVVDDIVVVGAEPLYMTDYIACGKVVPERIADIVRGIAAACSVAGTALVGGETAEHPGLLGEHEYDVAGAATGVVEAADLLGPDRVRAGDVVIGMASSGLHSNGYSLVRRVINHAGWALDRHVSEFSRTLGEELLEPTRVYAADCLDLARTFPVNGSAAGAAVHGFSHVTGGGLAANLARVLPQGLLATVDRSTWQLPAIFRLVAELGNVPLADLERTLNLGVGMVAIVSPEAADAAVNRLNERGLPSWVMGTVEENSDSVIKTGPDYVQGAKGVDGGAVRLVNAYA, from the coding sequence ATGACTTCCGCCTCCCCGGCCGCTGAGATGAACGCCGCCCAAAATGCTGTCGGCATCACCTACGCCTCCGCCGGCGTCGACGTCGAAGCGGGCGACCGCGCCGTCGAACTTATGAAGGGCGCCATCAAGGCGACCCATAACTCCTCGGTGGTTGGCGGCGTCGGCGGCTTCGCCGGCCTGTACGACGTCTCGAAGCTGCTCAGCTACAAGCGCCCGCTGCTGGCGACCTCCACCGACGGCGTCGGCACCAAGGTTGCGATCGCGCAGGCCATGGACATCCACGACACCATCGGCTTCGACCTCGTCGGCATGGTGGTCGATGACATCGTGGTGGTGGGTGCCGAGCCGCTTTACATGACCGACTACATCGCCTGCGGCAAGGTTGTCCCGGAACGCATCGCGGACATCGTGCGCGGCATCGCCGCCGCCTGCTCCGTAGCCGGCACCGCCCTGGTGGGCGGCGAAACCGCAGAGCACCCCGGGCTGCTGGGGGAGCACGAGTACGACGTCGCCGGTGCCGCCACAGGTGTTGTTGAAGCCGCCGACCTCCTGGGCCCGGACCGCGTCCGCGCCGGCGACGTCGTGATCGGCATGGCCTCCTCCGGGCTGCACTCGAACGGCTACTCCCTGGTGCGGCGCGTCATCAACCACGCCGGCTGGGCGCTGGACCGCCATGTCTCCGAATTCAGCCGTACCCTGGGCGAGGAACTTCTTGAACCGACCCGCGTCTACGCCGCCGACTGCCTGGACCTGGCCCGCACCTTCCCGGTGAACGGCTCGGCCGCCGGCGCAGCCGTGCACGGCTTCAGCCATGTCACCGGCGGCGGCCTTGCAGCCAATCTGGCCCGCGTGCTGCCGCAGGGGCTGCTGGCCACAGTGGACCGCTCCACCTGGCAGCTCCCGGCCATCTTCCGGCTGGTCGCCGAACTGGGCAACGTCCCGCTGGCCGACCTGGAGCGTACGCTGAACCTTGGTGTGGGAATGGTGGCGATCGTCTCACCGGAGGCGGCCGACGCCGCAGTGAACCGCCTCAACGAACGAGGCCTGCCGTCCTGGGTGATGGGCACCGTCGAGGAAAACTCGGACTCGGTCATCAAAACCGGCCCGGACTACGTACAGGGCGCCAAGGGCGTCGACGGCGGCGCCGTCCGGCTGGTCAACGCTTACGCATAA
- a CDS encoding VOC family protein: MTTHTEYTDGEICRTDLQSSDVESAKAFYAAVFGWHYNDLPAPDGRSCAQAFLGDDLVAVIAPQNPQQRSAGVPGQWNVHFASSDAGDLAAGLVHAGGSLEFGPEPVGGTGVLVLFAPPGGGTTGAWQAGSHIGAALSGEPGSLAWAELLTPEPQTAVGFFQQLFGHDVTEYPQDDGGRYTTLMVNGAEVAGVAGVPADAVGTLKPGWQVYFGVSSVAEAVAAAVAAGGTVLIEPDEVEEAGTIATLADPQGGVFSVLEV, translated from the coding sequence ATGACCACCCATACGGAGTACACCGACGGCGAGATCTGCCGGACGGACCTGCAGAGCAGCGACGTTGAGTCCGCCAAGGCGTTCTACGCCGCGGTCTTCGGCTGGCACTACAACGATCTGCCCGCCCCGGACGGGCGCAGCTGCGCCCAGGCCTTCCTGGGCGATGACCTGGTGGCAGTGATCGCGCCGCAGAATCCGCAGCAGCGGAGCGCCGGGGTGCCGGGGCAGTGGAACGTGCACTTTGCGTCTTCCGACGCCGGTGACCTCGCTGCCGGTCTGGTCCACGCCGGCGGAAGCCTTGAGTTTGGGCCGGAGCCGGTGGGCGGCACCGGAGTGTTGGTCCTTTTCGCCCCGCCCGGAGGCGGCACCACCGGTGCCTGGCAAGCCGGAAGCCACATCGGCGCTGCCCTCAGCGGGGAGCCCGGTTCCCTGGCCTGGGCCGAACTGCTGACGCCCGAGCCGCAGACCGCCGTCGGGTTCTTCCAACAGCTGTTTGGGCACGACGTGACGGAGTATCCGCAGGACGACGGCGGCAGATACACCACACTGATGGTCAACGGCGCGGAAGTGGCCGGGGTTGCCGGGGTCCCGGCGGACGCCGTGGGTACGCTCAAGCCGGGGTGGCAGGTGTACTTCGGCGTGTCCAGCGTCGCGGAAGCCGTTGCGGCGGCCGTCGCGGCCGGCGGCACGGTCCTGATCGAACCGGACGAGGTCGAGGAAGCCGGCACCATCGCCACCCTCGCGGATCCGCAGGGCGGCGTTTTCAGCGTCCTGGAGGTTTAA
- a CDS encoding DUF3073 domain-containing protein: protein MGRGRQKAKATKQARDIKYYSPNTDYTALQRELKSSEVRAPSRFSAEPVEPDYSAYVDKYADDVEEDDDEVDSRRIG, encoded by the coding sequence ATGGGGCGCGGCCGTCAAAAGGCAAAAGCTACCAAGCAGGCTCGGGACATCAAGTACTACTCCCCGAACACTGACTACACGGCTCTTCAGCGTGAGCTCAAGAGCTCTGAGGTTCGTGCACCGAGTCGATTCTCGGCTGAGCCAGTGGAGCCGGACTATTCGGCCTACGTGGATAAGTACGCGGACGATGTGGAAGAGGACGACGACGAGGTAGATTCCCGTCGGATAGGTTAG
- a CDS encoding septum formation family protein, whose protein sequence is MTEENERPGDAGTPGVRPAGGSGERPVPPRPSSPPTSGTPVVPPAAQLPPPVRPSVPPVNRPDAGEAGAGAGEAGAGAGEAGAGAPRGAGEAAGTAGATFAGAGKAAARNARRLGGWVRRQRPARIGAAAAAVVLAGALIWWLTSLGGDTQQPAADASPAASAPSAPASRGPLPLEGVGPLDFQLGDCFKDFDPEAQTSTVVECSSGHSAQLVAVAHYADADSYPGRDALKQKALDTCKTASLTPKESDYLLGYRLAYPSSTSWDKGDRRVDCYVAVESGNTIMESLIP, encoded by the coding sequence GTGACCGAAGAGAACGAAAGGCCCGGGGACGCCGGCACACCCGGGGTTCGCCCGGCCGGTGGATCCGGCGAGCGGCCGGTCCCCCCGAGGCCCTCGTCGCCGCCTACCTCCGGCACACCGGTCGTGCCGCCAGCGGCGCAGCTCCCGCCCCCCGTCCGCCCGTCCGTTCCGCCGGTCAACCGGCCCGACGCCGGGGAAGCCGGCGCGGGTGCCGGGGAAGCCGGCGCGGGCGCCGGGGAAGCCGGCGCGGGCGCGCCTCGAGGGGCCGGGGAAGCCGCGGGAACAGCCGGCGCAACCTTCGCAGGGGCAGGGAAGGCCGCCGCGAGGAACGCCAGGCGGCTTGGCGGGTGGGTTCGCCGGCAGCGTCCGGCCAGGATCGGCGCAGCCGCGGCCGCAGTCGTCCTTGCGGGCGCGCTGATCTGGTGGCTGACGTCGTTGGGCGGCGACACCCAGCAGCCCGCTGCGGATGCCTCTCCCGCCGCCAGCGCCCCGTCGGCGCCGGCAAGCCGTGGGCCGCTCCCGCTGGAGGGTGTCGGCCCGTTGGATTTCCAGCTTGGAGACTGCTTCAAGGATTTCGACCCGGAAGCTCAGACGTCGACGGTCGTCGAGTGCAGCTCCGGCCACTCCGCCCAGCTGGTCGCCGTCGCGCACTACGCTGACGCGGACTCCTACCCGGGACGGGACGCGCTCAAGCAAAAGGCCCTGGACACCTGCAAAACCGCATCGCTGACGCCGAAGGAGTCCGACTATCTGCTCGGCTACAGGCTCGCGTACCCGAGCTCCACGAGCTGGGACAAAGGCGACCGTCGGGTGGACTGCTACGTGGCCGTAGAGTCCGGGAACACCATCATGGAATCGCTGATTCCCTAG
- the clpB gene encoding ATP-dependent chaperone ClpB — protein MDAKFTTKSQEALAAAAMNASTAGNPQLEPAHLLKALMDQREGVAVALLRATGTDPDSVSVQASSAIKALPSTSGGSVQQPQLSRTALQAIKNAQNEAERLGDSFVSTEHLLLGLASGSDAVGKLMRDAGASHEALLAALPGVRGDRKVDSADPENTFQALEKYGTDLTAIARSGKLDPVIGRDAEIRRIIQVLSRRTKNNPVIIGEPGVGKTAVVEGLAQRIVAGDVPESLRGKTLIALDLASMVAGAKYRGEFEERLKAVLEEIKGSDGQIVTFIDEIHTVVGAGASGDSSMDAGNMLKPMLARGELRLIGATTLDEYRENIEKDPALERRFQQVFVGEPSVEDTIGILRGLKERYEAHHKVAIADSALVAAATLSNRYISGRQLPDKAIDLVDEAASRLRMEIDSAPEEIDQLRRSVDRLTMEELALAKETDPASVERLAAIRADMADKKETLAGLNARWEAEKAGLNRVGDLKARIDELRSAAEKYQREGDLEAASRILYGELPALERELNEAAEAESARVAGGGAKHDLMVAEEVTADDIAEVISAWTGIPAGRMLQGESQKLLDMEHVLGERLIGQAKAVTAVSDAVRRARAGISDPNRPTGSFLFLGPTGVGKTELAKALADFLFDDERAMVRIDMSEYSEKHSVARLVGAPPGYVGYEEGGQLTEAVRRRPYSVLLLDEVEKAHPEVFDILLQVLDDGRLTDGQGRTVDFRNVILVLTSNLGSQFLVDPTLDANAKREAVMATVHASFKPEFLNRLDEVVLFDPLSVEELSRIVELQVKELGERLKGRRLNLEVTEGARAWLAVTGFDPAYGARPLRRLVQREIGDRLAKAILAGEITDGDTVLVDTAPDLTQLTTGGAEASDRPDGGAATGHGLSVRRKE, from the coding sequence TTGGACGCGAAATTCACCACCAAGAGCCAGGAGGCTCTTGCGGCAGCCGCCATGAACGCCTCGACGGCGGGCAATCCCCAGCTCGAACCCGCCCACCTGCTGAAGGCGCTGATGGACCAGCGCGAGGGCGTCGCTGTTGCACTCCTGCGCGCAACGGGCACCGACCCGGATTCGGTCAGTGTCCAGGCCAGCTCCGCCATCAAAGCGCTTCCGTCCACCTCCGGCGGTTCGGTGCAGCAGCCGCAGTTGTCCCGCACCGCGCTGCAGGCAATCAAGAACGCCCAGAACGAGGCCGAGCGGCTGGGCGACTCCTTTGTCTCCACCGAACACCTTCTGCTGGGGCTCGCCTCCGGAAGTGACGCCGTCGGCAAGCTGATGCGCGACGCCGGCGCCTCGCACGAAGCCCTGCTCGCCGCCCTGCCGGGTGTCCGCGGCGACCGGAAGGTGGACAGTGCCGACCCCGAAAACACCTTCCAGGCGCTGGAGAAGTACGGCACCGACCTTACGGCGATTGCCCGCTCCGGCAAGCTGGACCCTGTCATTGGCCGCGACGCAGAGATCCGGCGCATCATCCAGGTGCTGAGCCGCCGGACCAAAAACAACCCGGTCATCATCGGCGAGCCCGGCGTCGGCAAGACCGCCGTCGTCGAAGGTCTCGCCCAGCGGATCGTCGCCGGCGACGTCCCCGAAAGCCTGCGCGGCAAGACCCTGATCGCCTTAGACCTCGCCTCCATGGTGGCCGGCGCCAAGTACCGCGGCGAATTTGAAGAACGGCTCAAAGCAGTCCTGGAGGAGATCAAGGGATCCGACGGCCAGATCGTCACGTTCATTGACGAGATCCACACCGTGGTGGGCGCCGGCGCCTCCGGGGATAGCTCCATGGACGCCGGGAACATGCTCAAGCCCATGCTCGCGCGGGGTGAGCTCCGGCTGATCGGCGCGACCACGCTGGACGAGTACCGCGAAAACATCGAAAAGGACCCCGCGCTGGAACGCCGCTTCCAGCAGGTCTTCGTCGGGGAGCCTAGTGTGGAAGACACCATCGGCATCCTGCGCGGACTCAAGGAACGCTACGAGGCCCACCACAAGGTCGCCATCGCCGACTCCGCCCTCGTCGCCGCTGCCACGCTCTCCAACCGCTACATCTCCGGGCGGCAGCTGCCGGACAAGGCGATCGACCTCGTGGACGAGGCCGCGTCCCGGCTGCGGATGGAAATCGATTCCGCCCCGGAGGAGATCGACCAGCTGCGACGGTCCGTGGACCGCCTGACCATGGAGGAGTTGGCCCTGGCCAAGGAGACTGATCCCGCGTCCGTGGAGCGGCTTGCCGCCATCCGGGCGGACATGGCTGACAAAAAGGAAACGCTCGCCGGGCTCAACGCCCGCTGGGAGGCGGAGAAGGCGGGCCTGAATCGGGTCGGCGATCTTAAGGCCCGGATTGACGAACTGCGCTCCGCGGCCGAAAAGTACCAGCGCGAAGGCGACCTCGAAGCCGCTTCCCGGATCCTTTATGGTGAACTTCCCGCCCTGGAGCGCGAACTCAACGAAGCCGCCGAAGCCGAGTCGGCCCGGGTGGCCGGCGGTGGTGCCAAGCATGACCTTATGGTTGCCGAAGAGGTGACCGCCGATGACATCGCCGAGGTCATCTCCGCCTGGACGGGCATCCCGGCCGGACGTATGTTGCAGGGCGAGAGCCAGAAGCTGCTGGACATGGAGCACGTCCTGGGCGAGCGGCTGATTGGCCAGGCCAAGGCCGTCACCGCGGTCTCCGACGCCGTCCGCCGCGCCCGCGCGGGGATCAGCGACCCCAACAGGCCCACCGGTTCCTTCCTGTTCCTGGGCCCCACCGGCGTCGGCAAGACCGAGCTGGCAAAAGCCCTGGCCGACTTCCTCTTCGACGACGAACGCGCCATGGTGCGGATCGACATGTCCGAATACTCGGAGAAGCATTCCGTCGCGCGCCTCGTCGGAGCGCCTCCCGGCTACGTCGGCTACGAGGAAGGCGGCCAGCTGACCGAGGCCGTCCGCCGCCGGCCCTACTCCGTGCTCCTGCTCGATGAGGTGGAGAAGGCCCACCCGGAAGTGTTCGACATCCTGCTGCAGGTGCTCGACGACGGCCGCCTCACCGACGGCCAGGGGCGCACCGTGGACTTCCGCAACGTGATCCTGGTCCTGACCTCCAACCTGGGCAGCCAGTTCCTGGTGGACCCCACCCTGGACGCGAACGCCAAGCGCGAGGCCGTGATGGCCACCGTGCACGCCTCCTTCAAGCCCGAGTTCCTGAACCGGCTCGACGAGGTGGTGCTGTTCGATCCGCTCAGCGTCGAGGAGCTGTCCCGGATCGTGGAACTGCAGGTCAAGGAACTCGGCGAACGGCTCAAGGGCCGCCGTCTCAACCTGGAAGTGACCGAAGGCGCCAGGGCCTGGCTCGCCGTGACCGGCTTCGACCCGGCCTATGGTGCCCGCCCCCTTCGCCGCCTGGTTCAGCGCGAAATCGGCGACCGGCTCGCCAAAGCCATCCTGGCCGGCGAGATCACGGACGGTGACACCGTCCTGGTGGATACCGCTCCGGACCTGACCCAGCTCACCACGGGCGGTGCCGAAGCGTCGGACCGGCCCGACGGCGGAGCCGCCACCGGCCACGGTCTCTCCGTCCGCCGGAAAGAATAG
- a CDS encoding GMC oxidoreductase — protein MTDLNNTEFDYLVIGGGSAGAAVASRLSEDPAVQVALVEAGPDDRGNDVILRLDRWMELLESGYDWDYPIEEQENGNSFMRHARAKVMGGCSSHNSCIAFWAPREDIDEWEQKFGAAGWNAEMAYRLYKKLETNEDAGAEGQHHGDSGPVHLMNVPPSDPSGRALLAACEKSGLPQVRFNSGETVINGANFFQINRQADGTRASSSVSYIHPIMERNNFTLLTDLRARKLNFDADNRCTGVDVVDNSFGKTQTLTARAEVILSAGAIDSPKLLMLSGIGPAAQLAEFGIDVRVDSPGVGEHLQDHPEGVIQWEAKQPMPETSTQWWEIGIFAATEDGLDRPDLMFHYGSVPFDMHTLRQGFPTTENGFCLTPNVTHARSRGTVKLRSSDYRDKPRVDPRYFTDPHDMRVMVAGIRKAREIVARPEMAEWAGRELYPGEAIQSDAEITDYIRKTHNTVYHPAGTVRMGAVDDVLSPLDPELRVKGVTGLRVADASVMPELTTVNPNITTMMIGERCAELVTEARLA, from the coding sequence ATGACGGATCTGAACAACACCGAATTCGACTACCTTGTGATCGGCGGCGGCTCCGCCGGGGCCGCCGTGGCATCGCGCCTCAGCGAGGACCCCGCGGTGCAGGTTGCCCTCGTGGAGGCCGGGCCGGATGACCGCGGCAACGACGTCATCCTCCGGCTGGACCGTTGGATGGAACTGCTGGAATCCGGCTACGACTGGGACTACCCCATCGAGGAGCAGGAAAACGGCAACTCCTTTATGCGCCACGCCCGCGCCAAGGTGATGGGCGGCTGTTCCAGCCACAACTCCTGCATCGCGTTCTGGGCGCCCCGGGAGGACATTGACGAATGGGAGCAGAAGTTCGGCGCCGCCGGCTGGAACGCCGAGATGGCGTACCGGCTCTACAAAAAGCTCGAAACCAACGAGGATGCCGGAGCTGAAGGTCAGCACCACGGCGACAGCGGCCCGGTGCACCTGATGAACGTCCCGCCCTCGGACCCCAGCGGCAGGGCATTGCTGGCGGCCTGCGAAAAGTCCGGCCTTCCTCAGGTGCGGTTCAACTCCGGCGAAACAGTCATCAACGGGGCGAACTTCTTCCAGATCAACCGGCAAGCCGACGGCACCCGCGCATCATCGTCGGTGTCCTATATCCACCCGATCATGGAACGTAACAACTTCACGCTGCTGACCGACCTCCGGGCCCGCAAACTGAACTTCGACGCCGATAACCGGTGCACCGGCGTCGACGTGGTGGATAACAGTTTCGGCAAGACCCAAACGCTGACGGCGCGCGCGGAAGTGATCCTCTCCGCCGGGGCGATTGACTCCCCGAAGCTCCTGATGCTCTCCGGGATCGGGCCGGCCGCGCAGTTGGCAGAATTCGGCATCGACGTCCGCGTGGATTCCCCCGGCGTCGGCGAGCATCTGCAGGACCACCCGGAAGGTGTCATCCAGTGGGAAGCCAAGCAGCCTATGCCGGAGACGTCCACCCAGTGGTGGGAGATCGGGATCTTCGCCGCCACGGAAGACGGGCTGGACCGCCCGGACCTGATGTTCCACTACGGCTCCGTACCGTTCGACATGCACACCCTGCGCCAGGGATTCCCGACGACGGAAAACGGCTTTTGCCTGACCCCTAACGTCACCCATGCACGGTCCCGCGGCACCGTTAAGCTGCGCAGCAGCGACTACCGGGACAAGCCGAGGGTGGATCCGCGCTACTTCACCGACCCGCACGACATGCGGGTGATGGTAGCCGGAATCCGCAAGGCCCGCGAGATTGTGGCGCGCCCGGAAATGGCGGAGTGGGCCGGCCGCGAGCTCTACCCTGGCGAAGCGATCCAGAGCGACGCGGAGATCACCGACTACATCCGCAAGACACACAACACCGTCTACCACCCGGCGGGCACGGTCCGGATGGGTGCCGTGGACGATGTCCTCTCGCCGCTGGATCCGGAGCTTCGGGTCAAAGGCGTCACCGGCCTGCGGGTGGCCGATGCCTCGGTGATGCCGGAACTGACCACGGTGAACCCCAACATCACCACCATGATGATCGGGGAGCGTTGCGCCGAGCTGGTCACGGAAGCGCGGCTCGCCTAG
- a CDS encoding aldehyde dehydrogenase family protein — protein MSAETLFIDGTWTAAADGDTREIRCPADGEVVGVVSEAAAADAVRAIASARKSFDGGEWAGTSALERGSFLLRVAARLRERKAEFARAETLDTGKRLVESEIDIDDIANCFEYFGKLSGQDSGRVVDAGTSSVISRIEYEPVGVCALIAPWNYPLLQAAWKIAPALAAGCSFILKPSELTPHTAILMVDVLDELGLPNGVANLVLGAGGVVGPVLTGSPDVDMVSFTGGLETGKTIAASAAATVKKVALELGGKNPNIIFADADFDAALDNALNAAFVHSGQVCSAGARLIVEESIAERFVDELVRRAGQIRLGGPFDPEAETGALISAAHRDKVTAYVDKGIAEGARLRCGGKWGEGDLAKGFYYLPTILDQVTSGMSVLRDEAFGPVVTVETFSSEAEAIRLGNDTDYGLAGAVWSQDAGKSQRVARKLRHGTIWINDFHPYLPQAEWGGFGQSGVGRELGPTGLAEYQEAKHVYHNTDPQVTGWFADHNGGK, from the coding sequence ATGAGCGCGGAAACGCTATTCATCGACGGTACGTGGACGGCAGCAGCCGACGGGGACACCCGGGAGATCCGATGCCCGGCGGACGGCGAAGTCGTCGGCGTTGTGTCCGAAGCTGCTGCTGCGGACGCGGTCCGGGCGATCGCGTCCGCGCGGAAGTCGTTCGACGGCGGCGAATGGGCCGGTACCTCGGCGCTGGAGCGCGGGTCGTTCCTGCTCCGGGTCGCCGCCCGGCTGCGTGAGCGGAAGGCAGAATTTGCCCGCGCCGAAACACTGGACACCGGCAAACGCCTGGTGGAAAGTGAAATCGACATCGACGACATCGCCAACTGCTTCGAATACTTCGGCAAGCTCTCCGGGCAGGACTCCGGCCGGGTAGTCGACGCCGGCACCAGCTCGGTGATCAGCCGGATCGAGTACGAGCCGGTGGGTGTGTGCGCCTTGATCGCTCCGTGGAACTACCCGCTCCTGCAGGCAGCGTGGAAGATTGCGCCAGCGCTCGCCGCCGGTTGCAGCTTCATCCTCAAGCCGAGCGAACTAACGCCGCACACCGCCATCCTGATGGTGGACGTCCTGGACGAGCTGGGACTCCCAAACGGTGTCGCGAACCTGGTCCTTGGAGCGGGCGGCGTCGTCGGACCGGTCCTGACCGGAAGCCCGGATGTGGACATGGTCTCCTTTACCGGCGGTTTGGAAACAGGCAAGACCATTGCTGCTTCGGCGGCCGCGACGGTAAAAAAGGTAGCGCTCGAACTCGGCGGCAAGAACCCGAACATTATTTTTGCCGACGCCGATTTCGACGCAGCGCTGGACAACGCCCTGAACGCCGCTTTTGTGCATTCTGGCCAGGTCTGCTCCGCCGGTGCCCGCCTGATCGTTGAAGAATCGATCGCGGAGCGCTTTGTGGATGAACTCGTTCGCCGCGCCGGCCAGATCCGCCTCGGCGGACCCTTCGACCCCGAGGCTGAAACCGGGGCGCTGATCTCCGCTGCCCACCGGGACAAAGTCACCGCCTACGTGGACAAGGGCATCGCCGAAGGCGCACGGCTGCGGTGCGGCGGAAAGTGGGGCGAGGGCGACCTTGCCAAGGGTTTCTACTACCTGCCCACAATCCTGGACCAGGTCACCAGCGGGATGTCGGTGCTGCGCGATGAGGCTTTTGGCCCGGTCGTCACCGTGGAGACGTTCAGCAGCGAAGCCGAGGCCATCAGGCTTGGCAACGACACCGACTACGGACTCGCCGGCGCGGTCTGGTCCCAGGATGCCGGAAAGAGCCAGCGGGTGGCACGCAAGCTGAGGCATGGCACCATCTGGATCAACGACTTCCACCCCTACCTGCCGCAGGCGGAGTGGGGCGGCTTCGGCCAGTCCGGCGTGGGCCGCGAGCTTGGCCCCACCGGCCTGGCGGAGTACCAGGAAGCCAAACACGTCTATCACAACACCGATCCGCAGGTCACCGGCTGGTTCGCTGACCACAACGGGGGGAAGTAG